From one Magnetofaba australis IT-1 genomic stretch:
- a CDS encoding CbiQ family ECF transporter T component, which yields MLVRRSAQAKILALTLLLLALLSGDPAQSWGWRLAALLLALAWWDSDAGLVNTARFIWRLRWLLLAIALLHLWLTPGPPLALLSWSLPISFNGVIHGLAQAARLLTFAIAAWVFARVTPMASLMAAVGRWLPTWAPPSLQRALAIAAHALTVLGQMRLHAARYRQGVRLHAGAAPRGAMARMGQWTRFFDAMITRVLWQARQQEWALRARGFDALPLDLESVPPWRVADWALLAAPLLALLLTRAGV from the coding sequence GTGCTGGTCCGACGCAGCGCGCAGGCCAAGATCCTCGCTCTGACGCTGTTGCTGCTGGCGCTGCTCAGCGGCGATCCGGCGCAGTCGTGGGGCTGGCGATTGGCGGCGCTGCTGCTGGCGCTGGCGTGGTGGGATAGCGACGCCGGACTGGTCAATACCGCGCGCTTTATCTGGCGTCTGCGCTGGCTATTGTTGGCCATCGCTCTGCTGCATCTGTGGTTGACCCCGGGTCCGCCTCTTGCGCTGCTCTCCTGGAGCCTTCCGATCTCATTCAATGGCGTGATCCACGGTTTGGCGCAGGCGGCGCGCTTGCTCACCTTCGCCATTGCTGCGTGGGTGTTTGCCCGCGTCACTCCGATGGCGTCGCTGATGGCGGCTGTGGGGCGCTGGCTGCCGACCTGGGCGCCGCCGTCGTTGCAACGCGCATTGGCCATCGCCGCCCATGCGCTGACGGTGTTGGGACAGATGCGGCTGCACGCCGCGCGCTATCGGCAGGGAGTGCGTTTGCACGCTGGCGCTGCGCCCCGTGGCGCTATGGCGCGCATGGGTCAGTGGACGCGGTTTTTTGACGCCATGATCACGCGGGTGTTGTGGCAGGCGCGTCAGCAGGAGTGGGCGTTGCGCGCGCGGGGATTCGATGCGTTGCCGTTGGATCTGGAGAGCGTTCCCCCATGGCGCGTCGCTGATTGGGCGCTGCTGGCGGCGCCATTGCTGGCGCTGCTGCTGACGCGGGCGGGCGTTTAA
- the larC gene encoding nickel pincer cofactor biosynthesis protein LarC, with the protein MKWHLDLDAGIAGNMFLGACLDLGLDRAALESALASLNLPGWRFTVEEARRGGLRGTHLDVEHDEGHVHRHLPDIERIIDESALSDAVKTRAKDIFAILAEAEGAVHGIAAHKVHFHEVGAVDAIIDICGAAYAFEALGVADVTASKLMAGSGHVRCAHGRMPVPVPAVAQMLARHGIPLAMADSDDLGELATPTGVAILAHLRADYGVRRLERVDAIGVGLGGREVPGRANGLRILAQYAEHFTDDSMAQREEVTVLSAHIDDMNPEWYGPLWSLLPEAGALDVALLPMTMKKGRPGVRLEVVCTPDKARELAQLILTHSTTLGVREQSMTRWAAPRSGERVESPWGALGIKRFGSRVSIEHDDLARIAVQQGWPLPQAQRRVDAWLQASGVISEADS; encoded by the coding sequence GTGAAGTGGCATCTGGATCTGGACGCGGGGATTGCAGGCAATATGTTTCTGGGCGCCTGCCTGGACTTGGGGCTGGATCGCGCGGCGCTGGAGTCGGCGTTAGCGTCGCTCAATCTGCCGGGCTGGCGCTTCACGGTGGAGGAGGCGCGCCGCGGCGGTCTGCGCGGGACGCATCTGGATGTGGAGCATGATGAGGGGCATGTGCATCGTCACCTGCCGGATATTGAGCGCATTATCGATGAATCGGCCCTGAGCGATGCGGTGAAAACCCGCGCCAAGGATATCTTCGCCATTCTGGCCGAGGCCGAAGGCGCGGTGCATGGCATTGCGGCGCACAAGGTCCACTTCCATGAAGTGGGCGCAGTGGACGCCATTATCGACATCTGCGGCGCGGCCTATGCGTTCGAGGCGTTGGGGGTGGCGGATGTCACCGCGTCCAAATTGATGGCGGGCTCCGGCCATGTGCGCTGCGCCCATGGGCGCATGCCGGTGCCGGTTCCGGCGGTGGCGCAGATGCTTGCTCGACACGGCATTCCCCTGGCCATGGCCGATAGCGACGATCTGGGCGAATTGGCCACCCCCACCGGAGTGGCGATTCTGGCCCACTTGCGGGCGGACTATGGCGTGCGTCGGCTCGAGCGGGTGGACGCCATCGGCGTGGGCCTGGGCGGACGCGAGGTTCCCGGACGCGCCAACGGTCTGCGCATACTGGCGCAGTACGCGGAACACTTCACAGATGATAGCATGGCGCAGCGCGAAGAGGTGACGGTGCTCTCCGCCCACATCGACGACATGAACCCCGAGTGGTACGGGCCGTTGTGGAGTTTGCTGCCGGAGGCGGGCGCGCTGGACGTGGCGCTGCTGCCCATGACCATGAAAAAGGGACGCCCGGGCGTGCGCCTGGAGGTGGTCTGCACGCCCGACAAAGCGCGGGAGCTGGCGCAGCTGATTCTCACCCACTCCACTACTCTGGGGGTGCGCGAACAGAGTATGACTCGCTGGGCGGCGCCGCGCAGCGGGGAGCGTGTGGAGTCGCCATGGGGCGCGCTGGGCATCAAACGCTTTGGTTCCCGCGTGAGCATTGAGCATGACGATCTGGCGCGCATCGCCGTGCAGCAGGGGTGGCCGCTGCCACAGGCGCAGCGCCGCGTGGACGCCTGGTTGCAGGCGTCTGGCGTCATTTCTGAGGCTGACTCTTAA
- a CDS encoding diguanylate cyclase domain-containing protein, producing MSDAAPEPRLQADNANLFAQPPQSIGAILSCYASRQQRNRPPEDVKPVARRRAAIAMGIGVTVFGFGVMMLGGTHPFTTWLGVAPPLLGLGAAWAIWVNRLPHETLTFVGRSGAARFVREGHRAHTIFHSLDFHHAATLIKRHNTHTQANHYLYQPVDDETYDFVWLDAAGDELLRVHGHDTHLNHFSEPQQSYYFGLAAELAWTRHLLRENSARLIKGEAIRFRLNDIDEHWISISPEGVRVFCEGCEQVYELDLSKPLWRGESGFRIAVKPDREGEQTRWIDFPDQLMPNELLFLKIWELYTGAKAEQHHLVSETQSEPHCPLTGLLATQMFHRELEKAVAQHNRRKRHLAVMAIEVANLAHIKHAFGRENGELALKTLAQRLRQKVRDSDLLGRLWHDELGVALVDFSGAEQIMPMVEALYDALNAPIQSPMGWIHTELHIGCGMLTSQQERWEALLCLARRRAYRQRLEAVVGHTIYGESGCGEHLAPAAQHAPQPVQSA from the coding sequence ATGAGCGACGCCGCGCCTGAACCCCGCCTGCAGGCGGATAACGCCAATCTTTTCGCCCAGCCGCCGCAGAGCATCGGCGCAATTCTCAGTTGTTACGCCAGCCGACAGCAGCGCAATCGACCGCCGGAAGATGTCAAACCCGTCGCCCGCAGACGCGCCGCCATCGCCATGGGCATCGGCGTCACAGTGTTCGGCTTTGGCGTGATGATGCTGGGCGGGACGCATCCGTTCACCACCTGGCTGGGCGTGGCGCCGCCGCTGCTGGGTCTGGGCGCGGCCTGGGCCATCTGGGTCAATCGCCTGCCCCATGAGACGCTCACCTTCGTCGGCCGCTCGGGCGCGGCGCGCTTTGTGCGAGAAGGCCACCGCGCGCACACCATTTTCCACAGCTTGGATTTTCACCACGCCGCCACGCTGATTAAGCGTCACAACACTCATACCCAGGCCAATCACTACCTCTATCAGCCGGTGGACGATGAGACGTATGATTTTGTCTGGCTGGATGCGGCGGGGGATGAGCTGCTGCGGGTGCATGGGCACGACACCCATTTGAACCACTTCTCCGAGCCGCAACAGAGCTACTATTTTGGGCTTGCCGCCGAGCTGGCCTGGACCCGCCACCTGCTGCGCGAGAACAGCGCGCGATTGATCAAGGGCGAAGCGATCCGCTTTCGCCTCAATGATATCGACGAACACTGGATCAGCATCAGCCCGGAAGGGGTGCGCGTCTTTTGCGAGGGGTGTGAACAGGTCTATGAGCTGGACCTGAGCAAACCGCTGTGGCGCGGCGAGAGCGGCTTTCGGATTGCGGTCAAGCCTGACCGGGAGGGAGAACAGACGCGCTGGATCGATTTTCCTGACCAACTGATGCCCAATGAGCTGCTGTTTCTGAAGATCTGGGAGCTCTACACCGGCGCCAAAGCCGAGCAACATCATCTGGTTTCAGAGACACAATCCGAGCCCCACTGCCCCCTCACCGGCCTGCTCGCCACCCAGATGTTCCATCGGGAGTTGGAGAAGGCGGTTGCGCAACACAATCGACGCAAACGGCATTTGGCGGTGATGGCCATCGAGGTGGCGAATCTGGCGCACATCAAGCACGCCTTCGGGCGCGAGAATGGCGAGTTGGCGCTCAAAACCCTGGCCCAGCGCCTGCGCCAGAAGGTGCGCGACAGCGATCTGCTGGGCCGACTGTGGCACGATGAGTTGGGGGTGGCGCTGGTGGATTTCAGCGGCGCCGAGCAGATCATGCCCATGGTGGAGGCGCTGTATGACGCGCTCAATGCGCCCATTCAGTCGCCTATGGGATGGATTCACACCGAACTGCACATCGGCTGCGGCATGCTCACCAGCCAGCAGGAGCGCTGGGAGGCGTTGCTGTGTCTGGCGCGTCGCCGCGCCTATCGACAGCGGCTTGAGGCGGTGGTGGGCCATACGATTTACGGCGAGAGCGGCTGCGGCGAGCATCTGGCACCGGCCGCACAGCACGCCCCACAACCCGTGCAAAGCGCTTAA
- the gloB gene encoding hydroxyacylglutathione hydrolase, with product MMRATPLECLDDNYIWVFAVADGAVACVDPAESEPVADHLMQSGLRLTHILLTHHHNDHIGGVDALRQQTGAQVIGHALDADNLPALDIAASDGQRLKIGDCEIQAMATPGHTPGHMVYLIDDLLLSGDALFSFGCGRLFGGTPEQMWRSIQTLRRLPDETQLCCAHEYTVKNLSFALSVTPNDEKLHALLQNAQRLRRDGEPTLPANLGVEKRYNPFMRCDEERFLQAANLHQTSPLDAFITLRERRNRF from the coding sequence ATGATGCGCGCCACGCCGCTTGAGTGTTTGGATGACAACTACATCTGGGTCTTTGCCGTCGCCGACGGCGCCGTGGCCTGTGTCGACCCGGCGGAGTCGGAGCCGGTCGCCGACCACCTCATGCAGAGCGGATTGCGGCTGACCCATATTCTGCTCACCCACCATCACAACGATCATATCGGCGGCGTCGACGCGCTGCGCCAGCAGACCGGCGCTCAGGTCATCGGCCATGCGCTCGACGCTGACAACCTGCCTGCGTTGGACATTGCCGCCAGTGATGGACAGCGTCTGAAGATCGGTGATTGCGAAATTCAGGCCATGGCGACGCCGGGTCACACGCCGGGGCATATGGTCTATCTGATTGACGATCTGCTGCTGTCCGGCGACGCCCTGTTCAGCTTTGGTTGCGGGCGACTTTTTGGCGGCACGCCGGAGCAGATGTGGCGCTCGATTCAGACCCTGCGCCGCCTGCCTGACGAGACTCAACTCTGTTGCGCTCACGAATATACCGTCAAAAATCTGAGTTTCGCCTTAAGCGTGACACCCAACGATGAGAAGCTGCATGCGCTGTTGCAGAACGCTCAGCGCCTGCGGCGTGACGGCGAACCCACCCTGCCCGCCAACTTGGGCGTGGAGAAGCGCTATAACCCCTTTATGCGCTGCGATGAGGAGAGATTTCTGCAAGCGGCGAATCTGCATCAGACGTCGCCGCTGGACGCCTTCATCACCCTGCGTGAACGGCGCAATCGATTTTGA
- a CDS encoding class I SAM-dependent methyltransferase, protein MNLDAISLQSWYATPQGLLANRFIGESIDRLLGERRLDAMLGMGYPHPYLERWAPRCESILVASPAEMGAARWPARAANRNILMRPDALPYPDESFSWVALTHLLEGVNGPKPVLREIWRVLKPGGRILVVAPNRGGLWARRDNNPFGWGRPFSPAQLRQQLEEALFIPKQAAFALFMPPLFGRRWERWERWGAAWEKAGERWFAPTGGVIVCEAEKVVYAMTALRDKAGVIKQKASIPALERRATHGVEKSGE, encoded by the coding sequence GTGAATCTGGACGCCATCAGTTTACAGAGTTGGTACGCCACGCCCCAGGGTTTGCTCGCCAATCGCTTCATTGGGGAGTCCATTGACCGCCTGTTGGGCGAGCGCCGTCTGGACGCCATGTTGGGCATGGGCTACCCGCACCCCTATCTGGAGCGCTGGGCGCCGCGCTGTGAAAGCATACTGGTCGCATCCCCGGCGGAGATGGGCGCGGCGCGTTGGCCTGCGCGCGCGGCCAATCGCAATATTTTGATGCGCCCCGATGCGCTGCCCTATCCGGACGAGTCTTTCTCCTGGGTGGCGCTGACCCATCTGCTGGAGGGGGTCAACGGACCCAAGCCGGTGCTGCGGGAGATCTGGCGCGTGCTCAAGCCGGGCGGGCGCATTTTGGTGGTGGCGCCCAATCGCGGCGGGCTGTGGGCCCGGCGCGACAACAACCCCTTCGGCTGGGGGCGGCCCTTCTCCCCGGCGCAGCTGCGTCAGCAGTTGGAGGAGGCGCTGTTTATCCCCAAACAGGCCGCCTTTGCGCTGTTCATGCCGCCGCTGTTTGGTCGGCGTTGGGAGCGCTGGGAGCGCTGGGGAGCCGCCTGGGAAAAGGCGGGAGAGAGATGGTTCGCGCCCACGGGCGGCGTAATCGTATGCGAAGCCGAAAAGGTGGTCTACGCCATGACCGCGCTTCGCGATAAGGCTGGTGTCATCAAGCAAAAAGCGTCCATCCCCGCGCTGGAGCGGCGGGCGACGCATGGTGTGGAGAAGAGCGGTGAGTGA
- the xerD gene encoding site-specific tyrosine recombinase XerD, giving the protein MSDAQILETFLDRLIIEHGLSANTLDAYRRDLEGFIQFCRQRGGTVLRATRRDLTDYLANLAEAGRTAATVSRRLSSLRRLFTHLRDAGLREDDPTARLSRPKMRRQIPQTLTEDEVEALLSAPDISTDLGVRDAAMLELMYATGLRVTELVTITTDGVDLEGGFVRVIGKGDKERIVPMGEEALDRVRDYLKHARPMLLRGRRSSALFVTRRAAAMTRHNFWHIVKRCAADAGIVKPLSPHGIRHAFATHLLNHGADLRAVQMMLGHADIATTEIYTHVANERLKRLHEKLHPRGA; this is encoded by the coding sequence GTGAGTGACGCGCAAATTCTGGAAACCTTCCTCGATCGACTGATCATCGAACATGGCCTGTCGGCCAACACGCTGGACGCCTATCGGCGCGATCTGGAGGGGTTTATCCAATTCTGCCGCCAACGCGGCGGTACGGTGTTGCGCGCCACCCGGCGCGATCTGACCGACTATCTGGCCAATCTGGCGGAAGCCGGGCGCACCGCCGCCACGGTGTCGCGGCGCTTGAGCTCCCTGCGACGTCTGTTCACCCATCTGCGCGACGCCGGACTGCGCGAGGATGACCCCACCGCACGACTGAGCCGTCCGAAAATGCGCCGTCAGATTCCGCAAACCCTGACTGAAGATGAAGTTGAGGCGCTGCTCTCGGCGCCGGACATCAGCACCGATCTGGGCGTGCGCGACGCGGCCATGCTGGAGCTGATGTACGCCACCGGTCTGCGGGTGACCGAGTTGGTCACCATCACCACCGACGGGGTGGATCTGGAGGGCGGCTTTGTGCGGGTAATCGGCAAAGGCGACAAGGAGCGCATCGTGCCCATGGGCGAAGAGGCGCTGGATCGGGTGCGGGATTATCTGAAACACGCCCGGCCCATGTTGCTGCGGGGACGCCGCAGCAGCGCGCTGTTCGTCACCCGCCGCGCGGCGGCCATGACGCGGCACAATTTCTGGCACATCGTCAAACGCTGCGCCGCCGATGCGGGCATCGTCAAACCGCTCTCTCCACATGGCATCCGTCACGCTTTCGCCACCCATCTGCTCAACCACGGCGCCGACCTGCGCGCGGTGCAGATGATGTTGGGTCACGCCGATATCGCCACCACTGAGATCTATACCCATGTGGCCAACGAGCGTTTGAAGCGTCTGCACGAGAAACTGCATCCGCGAGGCGCGTGA
- a CDS encoding SDR family NAD(P)-dependent oxidoreductase — MAEREPLEEEEEWDYEPPEELTAGARVVLGAKLALALVVGAPFILILGLLWPIYRLSEIRAGRPAPIPPWDPLLARLQGRAPRRPEPVRRTQSGSTLKYKHPSELRAGGAPDPLETDSAELLAQASESSVETIQTPQQDRVALVVGASGRVGEAMGDALAAQGIAVVLAAQSRESRAQSQADSIIARGGRALAVGMDLRNPAAIESAINETLRQMGRLDIVINAAGMFLPTDTDGGVWELMQAQFVVNAQGPLWLTFKAAEAIRHSAGQGVVIHVGDVWGERPLGNYTAYSAAKAALRMGVMGAARDLAPAVRVNLIAPGAVAPPNNDEDNVGWRRLLHNTPLRGEEGVAPVVQAMRYLIDAPFVTGEILHVDGGRRLV, encoded by the coding sequence ATGGCCGAGCGTGAGCCCCTCGAAGAGGAAGAGGAGTGGGACTACGAACCGCCCGAGGAGTTGACGGCGGGCGCGCGCGTTGTGCTGGGCGCGAAACTGGCGCTGGCGCTGGTGGTCGGCGCGCCGTTTATTCTCATTCTTGGACTGTTGTGGCCGATCTATCGTTTGAGTGAAATCCGCGCCGGGCGCCCAGCGCCTATCCCGCCCTGGGACCCTCTGTTGGCGCGCTTGCAAGGGCGTGCGCCGCGACGCCCAGAACCTGTGCGCCGGACCCAATCCGGCTCCACATTGAAATATAAACATCCCAGCGAATTGCGTGCTGGAGGAGCCCCCGACCCGCTTGAGACAGACTCCGCAGAGTTATTGGCGCAGGCCTCTGAGTCATCTGTGGAAACCATTCAGACGCCGCAACAGGATCGTGTCGCTCTGGTGGTGGGCGCCAGCGGTCGGGTGGGCGAAGCGATGGGTGATGCATTGGCTGCGCAAGGAATTGCTGTTGTGCTGGCGGCGCAATCGCGGGAGTCCCGCGCCCAATCCCAGGCTGATTCGATTATCGCGCGCGGCGGACGCGCCCTGGCCGTGGGGATGGATCTGCGCAACCCCGCCGCCATTGAGAGCGCCATCAATGAAACCCTGCGTCAGATGGGGCGGCTGGATATTGTCATCAACGCTGCAGGCATGTTCCTGCCCACCGATACGGATGGCGGCGTGTGGGAGTTGATGCAGGCGCAGTTCGTGGTGAATGCTCAAGGGCCGCTCTGGTTGACCTTTAAAGCTGCGGAAGCCATTCGACACTCTGCTGGTCAGGGGGTGGTGATCCATGTCGGCGATGTCTGGGGCGAGCGCCCGTTGGGGAATTACACTGCATACAGCGCCGCCAAAGCCGCCCTGCGTATGGGGGTGATGGGCGCTGCGCGGGATCTAGCACCTGCTGTGCGGGTCAATTTGATTGCTCCGGGGGCCGTGGCGCCGCCCAATAACGATGAGGATAATGTCGGCTGGCGGCGTCTGCTGCACAATACCCCATTGCGTGGCGAGGAGGGGGTGGCGCCGGTGGTTCAGGCCATGCGCTATCTGATTGATGCGCCGTTTGTCACCGGCGAGATCCTGCACGTGGACGGGGGGCGGCGCTTGGTGTAG
- a CDS encoding sodium:proton exchanger, producing MRQFILDSISPVDMISWALTALFFLGAAAINGGDLTLSFIGAGGVVMTMFLVGASVEVMIETLKDVKGIGTLTGFLTNGPEAIVVVVGLATGDILFAASTPLGSNFMNPILLVLAALLTGRLMLTLKVHPAYTVSCLVVTATFAGGFYLVDRAHYLFWVIAVVIASVYFFLRRMPEQEEETDDIAISKSWFFPALLCLIGAGYALDPVVSFASEQSMAPKGVIGFIVLSTLTSWPEFKSTMALLRRGNGVAAVLNIVVSNITNLWLACVGVVVYLMM from the coding sequence ATGAGACAGTTTATTCTCGATTCCATCAGCCCAGTGGACATGATCTCATGGGCGCTAACCGCCCTGTTTTTTCTTGGCGCCGCAGCGATCAATGGCGGAGATCTGACGCTCTCATTCATCGGCGCGGGCGGCGTGGTGATGACCATGTTTCTGGTTGGCGCCTCGGTTGAAGTGATGATCGAGACCCTCAAGGATGTCAAAGGCATCGGCACCTTGACCGGGTTTCTCACCAATGGCCCCGAAGCCATTGTGGTGGTGGTGGGTCTGGCCACCGGCGACATTCTCTTCGCCGCCTCCACGCCGCTGGGCTCCAACTTTATGAACCCCATCCTGTTGGTTCTGGCCGCTCTTCTGACCGGGCGGCTGATGCTGACTCTCAAAGTGCATCCCGCTTACACCGTCTCTTGTCTGGTGGTCACCGCCACCTTTGCCGGCGGCTTCTATCTGGTGGATCGGGCGCACTACCTGTTCTGGGTCATCGCCGTGGTCATCGCCAGCGTCTACTTCTTTCTGCGTCGCATGCCCGAGCAGGAGGAGGAGACCGATGATATCGCCATCAGCAAGTCCTGGTTCTTCCCCGCCTTATTGTGTCTGATCGGCGCGGGTTATGCTCTGGATCCGGTGGTCAGTTTCGCCTCCGAACAGTCCATGGCGCCCAAGGGCGTCATCGGCTTCATCGTTCTCTCCACCTTGACCAGTTGGCCGGAGTTTAAATCCACCATGGCGCTGTTGCGTCGCGGCAATGGCGTGGCGGCCGTGCTCAATATTGTGGTGAGCAACATCACCAACCTGTGGTTGGCGTGTGTGGGTGTAGTGGTCTACCTGATGATGTAG